One Symphalangus syndactylus isolate Jambi chromosome 10, NHGRI_mSymSyn1-v2.1_pri, whole genome shotgun sequence genomic region harbors:
- the PPAT gene encoding amidophosphoribosyltransferase isoform X3, translating to MSHHTKTMGQESAGIVTSDGSSVPTFKSHKGMGLVNHVFTEDNLKKLYVSNLGIGHTRYATTGKCELENCQPFVVETLHGKIAVAHNGELVNAARLRKKLLRHGIGLSTSSDSEMITQLLAYTPPQEQDDTPDWVARIKNLMKEAPTAYSLLIMHRDVIYAVRDPYGNRPLCIGRLIPVSDINDKEKKTSETEGWVVSSESCSFLSIGARYYREVLPGEIVEISRHNVRTLDIISRSEGNSMAFCIFEYVYFARPDSMFEDQMVYTVRYRCGQQLAIEAPVDADLVSTVPESATPAALAYAGKCGLPYVEVLCKNRYVGRTFIQPNMRLRQLGVAKKFGVLSDNFKGKRIVLVDDSIVRGNTISPIIKLLKESGAKEVHIRVASPPIKYPCFMGINIPTKEELIANKPEFDHLAEYLGANSVVYLSVEGLVSSVQEGIKFKKHDIMIQENGNGLECFEKSGHCTACLTGKYPVELEW from the exons GGGTCAGGAGAGTGCTGGTATTGTGACTAGTGATGGGAGTTCAGTGCCAACATTCAAATCACACAAG GGAATGGGTCTTGTAAATCATGTCTTTACTGAAGACAATTTGAAAAAGTTATATGTTTCAAATCTTGGAATTGGACACACAAGGTATGCCACCACAGGAAAATGTGAATTAGAAAATTGTCAGCCCTTTGTTGTTGAAACACTTCATGGGAAGATAGCCGTGGCACATAATGGCGAATTGGTAAATGCTGCTCGATTAAGGAAAAag CTTCTGCGTCATGGTATTGGTCTGTCCACAAGTTCTGATAGTGAAATGATTACCCAGTTACTGGCGTATACCCCTCCTCAGGAACAAGATGACACCCCGGACTGGGTAGCCAG GATTAAAAACTTGATGAAGGAAGCACCCACAGCATACTCCCTGCTTATAATGCACAGAGATGTTATTTATGCAGTACGAGATCCTTATGGAAATCGTCCCTTATGCATTGGTCGTCTTATTCCAGTGTCTGATATAAATGACAAAG agaaaaaaacatcAGAAACAGAAGGATGGGTGGTGTCTTCAGAATCTTGTAGCTTCTTATCTATTGGTGCAAG ATATTACCGTGAAGTCTTGCCTGGAGAAATTGTGGAAATATCCAGACACAATGTCCGAACTCTTGATATTATATCAAGGTCTGAAGGAAACTCAATGGCTTTTTGTATCTTTGAATATGTTTATTTTGCAAGACCAGACAGTATGTTTGAAG ACCAAATGGTTTATACAGTAAGATACCGTTGTGGCCAGCAGCTAGCGATTGAAGCACCTGTGGATGCAGATTTGGTTAGCACTGTTCCAGAATCTGCTACGCCTGCTGCTCTTGCTTATGCAGGAAAG TGTGGACTTCCATATGTGGAGGTGCTGTGTAAAAACCGGTATGTAGGGAGAACCTTCATTCAGCCAAACATGAGGTTAAGACAACTTGGTGTTGCAAAAAAATTTGGAGTATTGTCAGACaattttaaaggcaaaagaaTTGTTCTTGTAGATGATTCAATTGTGAGAGGCAATACCATCTCACCTATAATAAAACTGCTCAAAGAATCCGGTGCAAAAGAG GTACACATTCGAGTAGCTTCACCGCCAATTAAATATCCATGCTTCATGGGAATAAACATTCCTACAAAAGAAGAGCTCATTGCCAATAAACCAGAATTTGATCACCTTGCAGAATATCTAG GAGCAAACAGTGTTGTGTATCTGTCAGTAGAAGGACTGGTTTCATCTGTACAAGAAGGgataaagtttaaaaagcatGATATTATGatccaagaaaatggaaatggtCTGGAATGTTTTGAAAAGAGTGGTCATTGTACAGCTTGTCTCACTGGAAAATATCCTGTAGAATTAGAATGGTAG
- the PPAT gene encoding amidophosphoribosyltransferase isoform X1, whose translation MVKAASRSHGDGDLCRVAQAGLELLGSSNPPTTASPSAGITGMSHHTKTMGQESAGIVTSDGSSVPTFKSHKGMGLVNHVFTEDNLKKLYVSNLGIGHTRYATTGKCELENCQPFVVETLHGKIAVAHNGELVNAARLRKKLLRHGIGLSTSSDSEMITQLLAYTPPQEQDDTPDWVARIKNLMKEAPTAYSLLIMHRDVIYAVRDPYGNRPLCIGRLIPVSDINDKEKKTSETEGWVVSSESCSFLSIGARYYREVLPGEIVEISRHNVRTLDIISRSEGNSMAFCIFEYVYFARPDSMFEDQMVYTVRYRCGQQLAIEAPVDADLVSTVPESATPAALAYAGKCGLPYVEVLCKNRYVGRTFIQPNMRLRQLGVAKKFGVLSDNFKGKRIVLVDDSIVRGNTISPIIKLLKESGAKEVHIRVASPPIKYPCFMGINIPTKEELIANKPEFDHLAEYLGANSVVYLSVEGLVSSVQEGIKFKKHDIMIQENGNGLECFEKSGHCTACLTGKYPVELEW comes from the exons GGGTCAGGAGAGTGCTGGTATTGTGACTAGTGATGGGAGTTCAGTGCCAACATTCAAATCACACAAG GGAATGGGTCTTGTAAATCATGTCTTTACTGAAGACAATTTGAAAAAGTTATATGTTTCAAATCTTGGAATTGGACACACAAGGTATGCCACCACAGGAAAATGTGAATTAGAAAATTGTCAGCCCTTTGTTGTTGAAACACTTCATGGGAAGATAGCCGTGGCACATAATGGCGAATTGGTAAATGCTGCTCGATTAAGGAAAAag CTTCTGCGTCATGGTATTGGTCTGTCCACAAGTTCTGATAGTGAAATGATTACCCAGTTACTGGCGTATACCCCTCCTCAGGAACAAGATGACACCCCGGACTGGGTAGCCAG GATTAAAAACTTGATGAAGGAAGCACCCACAGCATACTCCCTGCTTATAATGCACAGAGATGTTATTTATGCAGTACGAGATCCTTATGGAAATCGTCCCTTATGCATTGGTCGTCTTATTCCAGTGTCTGATATAAATGACAAAG agaaaaaaacatcAGAAACAGAAGGATGGGTGGTGTCTTCAGAATCTTGTAGCTTCTTATCTATTGGTGCAAG ATATTACCGTGAAGTCTTGCCTGGAGAAATTGTGGAAATATCCAGACACAATGTCCGAACTCTTGATATTATATCAAGGTCTGAAGGAAACTCAATGGCTTTTTGTATCTTTGAATATGTTTATTTTGCAAGACCAGACAGTATGTTTGAAG ACCAAATGGTTTATACAGTAAGATACCGTTGTGGCCAGCAGCTAGCGATTGAAGCACCTGTGGATGCAGATTTGGTTAGCACTGTTCCAGAATCTGCTACGCCTGCTGCTCTTGCTTATGCAGGAAAG TGTGGACTTCCATATGTGGAGGTGCTGTGTAAAAACCGGTATGTAGGGAGAACCTTCATTCAGCCAAACATGAGGTTAAGACAACTTGGTGTTGCAAAAAAATTTGGAGTATTGTCAGACaattttaaaggcaaaagaaTTGTTCTTGTAGATGATTCAATTGTGAGAGGCAATACCATCTCACCTATAATAAAACTGCTCAAAGAATCCGGTGCAAAAGAG GTACACATTCGAGTAGCTTCACCGCCAATTAAATATCCATGCTTCATGGGAATAAACATTCCTACAAAAGAAGAGCTCATTGCCAATAAACCAGAATTTGATCACCTTGCAGAATATCTAG GAGCAAACAGTGTTGTGTATCTGTCAGTAGAAGGACTGGTTTCATCTGTACAAGAAGGgataaagtttaaaaagcatGATATTATGatccaagaaaatggaaatggtCTGGAATGTTTTGAAAAGAGTGGTCATTGTACAGCTTGTCTCACTGGAAAATATCCTGTAGAATTAGAATGGTAG
- the PPAT gene encoding amidophosphoribosyltransferase isoform X2, with protein MELEELGIREECGVFGCIASGEWPTQLDVPHVITLGLVGLQHRGQESAGIVTSDGSSVPTFKSHKGMGLVNHVFTEDNLKKLYVSNLGIGHTRYATTGKCELENCQPFVVETLHGKIAVAHNGELVNAARLRKKLLRHGIGLSTSSDSEMITQLLAYTPPQEQDDTPDWVARIKNLMKEAPTAYSLLIMHRDVIYAVRDPYGNRPLCIGRLIPVSDINDKEKKTSETEGWVVSSESCSFLSIGARYYREVLPGEIVEISRHNVRTLDIISRSEGNSMAFCIFEYVYFARPDSMFEDQMVYTVRYRCGQQLAIEAPVDADLVSTVPESATPAALAYAGKCGLPYVEVLCKNRYVGRTFIQPNMRLRQLGVAKKFGVLSDNFKGKRIVLVDDSIVRGNTISPIIKLLKESGAKEVHIRVASPPIKYPCFMGINIPTKEELIANKPEFDHLAEYLGANSVVYLSVEGLVSSVQEGIKFKKHDIMIQENGNGLECFEKSGHCTACLTGKYPVELEW; from the exons GGGTCAGGAGAGTGCTGGTATTGTGACTAGTGATGGGAGTTCAGTGCCAACATTCAAATCACACAAG GGAATGGGTCTTGTAAATCATGTCTTTACTGAAGACAATTTGAAAAAGTTATATGTTTCAAATCTTGGAATTGGACACACAAGGTATGCCACCACAGGAAAATGTGAATTAGAAAATTGTCAGCCCTTTGTTGTTGAAACACTTCATGGGAAGATAGCCGTGGCACATAATGGCGAATTGGTAAATGCTGCTCGATTAAGGAAAAag CTTCTGCGTCATGGTATTGGTCTGTCCACAAGTTCTGATAGTGAAATGATTACCCAGTTACTGGCGTATACCCCTCCTCAGGAACAAGATGACACCCCGGACTGGGTAGCCAG GATTAAAAACTTGATGAAGGAAGCACCCACAGCATACTCCCTGCTTATAATGCACAGAGATGTTATTTATGCAGTACGAGATCCTTATGGAAATCGTCCCTTATGCATTGGTCGTCTTATTCCAGTGTCTGATATAAATGACAAAG agaaaaaaacatcAGAAACAGAAGGATGGGTGGTGTCTTCAGAATCTTGTAGCTTCTTATCTATTGGTGCAAG ATATTACCGTGAAGTCTTGCCTGGAGAAATTGTGGAAATATCCAGACACAATGTCCGAACTCTTGATATTATATCAAGGTCTGAAGGAAACTCAATGGCTTTTTGTATCTTTGAATATGTTTATTTTGCAAGACCAGACAGTATGTTTGAAG ACCAAATGGTTTATACAGTAAGATACCGTTGTGGCCAGCAGCTAGCGATTGAAGCACCTGTGGATGCAGATTTGGTTAGCACTGTTCCAGAATCTGCTACGCCTGCTGCTCTTGCTTATGCAGGAAAG TGTGGACTTCCATATGTGGAGGTGCTGTGTAAAAACCGGTATGTAGGGAGAACCTTCATTCAGCCAAACATGAGGTTAAGACAACTTGGTGTTGCAAAAAAATTTGGAGTATTGTCAGACaattttaaaggcaaaagaaTTGTTCTTGTAGATGATTCAATTGTGAGAGGCAATACCATCTCACCTATAATAAAACTGCTCAAAGAATCCGGTGCAAAAGAG GTACACATTCGAGTAGCTTCACCGCCAATTAAATATCCATGCTTCATGGGAATAAACATTCCTACAAAAGAAGAGCTCATTGCCAATAAACCAGAATTTGATCACCTTGCAGAATATCTAG GAGCAAACAGTGTTGTGTATCTGTCAGTAGAAGGACTGGTTTCATCTGTACAAGAAGGgataaagtttaaaaagcatGATATTATGatccaagaaaatggaaatggtCTGGAATGTTTTGAAAAGAGTGGTCATTGTACAGCTTGTCTCACTGGAAAATATCCTGTAGAATTAGAATGGTAG